In Deltaproteobacteria bacterium, the genomic stretch ATAAAGCATCCAACCCGATCAAATTTTTGTTCAGAAATAAACTCTAACAACTCTTCGAATTGCTCTTCAGTTTCTCCTGGAAAACCAACAATAAACTGAGTTCTTATAACCGCATCAGGGATTTCAGATCTGATTAAGCTTAAGGCGTTAACAATTTCGGATCTGGTCATTTTTCGATTCATTTTTTTAAGCATTTCATTATTAATATGCTGAAGTGGCATATCAAAGTACTTTACAATTTTAGTCGATTTTTTTATCACATTTATCATTTCTGATGTGATCCCATCTGGATACAAATATAATAATCGAATCCACTTCAATCCATCTACTTGATCAAGGGCTTTTAAAAGTTCTAAGGGCGACTCTTTGGCGCTTGAGTCTTTTTTCCTTAAATCCCAACCATAATCCGTAAAATCATGGGAAATAATCATTACTTCTTTTACTCCCCCTGCTACTAGTAACTTTGCCTCATTTATAACATTCTTAATCGTTCGGGATTGGAGGTTTCCACGAATAAGAGGAATGGCACAAAAAGCACATCGTTTCAAACAGCCCTCAGAAATTTTCAAATACGCCCGGTGTCTTGGCTGGGAATTGACTCTAGGTGTATTTTCCTCTTGAAGGTAGGTTGGCAAATTAAAAAATGTTTTCTGAGTGTTGCCAGTACTGTTATTCTTCAATATTTTATCAATGTTTTGAAACTCTCCAGAACCTACAAACAAATCTGCCTCTGGAAGGTCATCAACAAGATCTTTTTTATATCTTTGTGTCAAACAACCTGCCACGACGATCCTTTTGATCTTACCCTCTTTTTTTAGTTGACCCATTTCTATTATTTTTTGGAGAGACTCTTTTTTAGAATCTTCAACAAAACCACAGGTGTTAATGATAACTGTATCTGCAAGATTTTCATCTCCGACCACTTCAAACCCATCGTTTATTAATGTTCCTGCCATAATTTCTGAATCAACCAAATTTTTTGGACATCCCAAACTTATAAAATGAACTTTTTTATTTTTAGTTGTTTCTTCATTTTTCATAAATTGGTTACCTGATCCTCTTTACTTGGTTTATATTTAAATATTTTAACGTTTGTTTTTGATGAAAACTCTGTTTTTTCAAAATCTAATTGTGTTAAATTTCCAACATCATCTTTATAGGTAAGTGAAATAAATTTACTTTCTTTTACATTCACTTCTAAAGATTTAAGGTTAAGCTCAGGATTAAGAGGTGTTAAAAAATACTTTGTAGTAAAATCTTGTTTTTCTTCTTTGTTAATTTTAAAGTTTTTCTGCAACCCATCTTTTGAAATCAAAGTGGAAATGAGTATTTGTTTTTTAGAGTTCTTATCTAACTTGGCTTTTGCAACTTGAACAGGACCTGGAAGCTCCTTGGGGGGAAATTGAACGTTCCAAATAGTACTTCCATCGAATATAATTTGATTTTTTTCTGGTTCCTCAACATTCATCCTGAACTTGCTAGCGCCCAGATAAATGGTTCCTTTAAACTTAGACTCCTTACCTAATAGGTTTGATTTCACCGTTTTTGTAAAATGAATAGTAACTAAACCTGTTTTTCTATATTTAGAAGCAACCTCAAAAAGACTTGATTTGGTTGTGGCATAAGAACCAATGCCCTGAAATAACCCAATAAAAAAAACAAACAGACTAAACATACTGAACAGATTTTTTTGATACGACAACTTTTTCATAATTTACCAAGAGCCTTTTGAATATCTTAAGTTTGGAGATCATAGCAAATATTGATTTTTATTTCATCTTCTAAATGCAAGGGAGATACCTATAATTGATTGAAATTCTTTATAGAAATCACTCATGGCTAATAAAGTAGCTCCCGTTGTGATGACGTCATCTACAAACAAGATATTAATTTTATCTTTTCCCGTAATTTTTTCAATAATTTCGTTTTTAGCTTCAAAACGATCCTTTAGATTATTTAATCTTTCGACCTTGGAAAGCTCCTTGCTTTTCAGTGAAGATTTTACATGGATCCCCCGGATCACTTCGCAATCTAAAAATCGAGATAGTCCTTTCGCCAATAAAGCCGAGTGATCATCTTTTTGTGAAAAATTGGGACAAGGAACAATGATTAGTTTATCTTGACGCTTTAATAAGTGAACTAGTTCGTAATACATAACCCTGGCATAAAAGAGCCAAGCATCTTTTTTTGCCGTCCCCTTAAGTTCTAGAATTAGTTTATTTAAAATTTTATTTTGATCTCTCTCCCATAAAAAAAGAGAATAGCAGGTTATATTGTTGATTTTATGAATATGAATCCCATTGGGGCAGGAGTATTTAAATAGATTTTCTTCACAGATATAGCAAAGCAAGGATTCTCTGGCTCGATAGGAACCACAATTTGCACAGTTTTTTATTCCATAATATAAATATGATTTTAGTTTTATCATTTTATGGGCACCCCAATCGCGATAATCGCGAAAGAAGTCTATTCAAATCAAAGTCCTTTGTTCACTCAGTTTTAAAGATACCTAAACTGATTTGATTTCCGAAAATATGGCTGTGACTGAAACTATAACCACAAGTTCGAGAAAAAAATCGCGATAGGGTCTTTAGCAAAATAAGGCATGGACAAAAAGATTAAATTAAATTGTATACCTTGTTTTGTTACAGGCCCTTATAAGACTATTCGTTATGATAGGGCAGATTGTTGAGTATTGAAAATGACCGATAAATTTGTTCAAGAACAATTAACTGAGCTATTAAATGATTAAATGTTAAATTTGATAACGAAACATTAAGATTCGCTCTTTTTTTTAATTCATCACTAAGGCCAAACGCACCACCGATTAAAAACACAACTCTTTTTTTTCCTGAATTTAATATTAAATTTATATTTTTAGAAAAATCCAAGCTATTTAAGGACTTTCCTTTTTCATCAAAGACAATTAAAAAATCGTCTTTTTCTAGAAAATCAAATATCTTTTGAGATTCTTTTTCTACACGAGCCTCTTTAAAACTTCGATTAAAGTTTTCACCCTTTATTGTTTTCATTTCAAGTTTAACAAAATGACTTATTTTTTTTTGATACAACTGAATAGCTTGATCAGACCATTCTTCTTTGGCAGACTGAAGATTTAAGAAAATAAACTTCATTCTTCTAAATTCATTGCCTTAGCATTTTTCCATAATTTCTCTAGAGAATATTCTTGTCTCACATAATCATAAAAAACATGAACAATTAAAGACCCGTAATCAACAACCACCCAACGACCTTCACCCGTTCCCTCAACACTCTGAGGCAATAGATTAAACTCTTCTTTTACTGCTTGGGTTAATCCTTCGGCCAAGGAAATGGCATGTCGAGTGGACGTCCCCGAAGCGATCAGCGTGTACTCTGAAGAGGATGATA encodes the following:
- the rimO gene encoding 30S ribosomal protein S12 methylthiotransferase RimO, translated to MKNEETTKNKKVHFISLGCPKNLVDSEIMAGTLINDGFEVVGDENLADTVIINTCGFVEDSKKESLQKIIEMGQLKKEGKIKRIVVAGCLTQRYKKDLVDDLPEADLFVGSGEFQNIDKILKNNSTGNTQKTFFNLPTYLQEENTPRVNSQPRHRAYLKISEGCLKRCAFCAIPLIRGNLQSRTIKNVINEAKLLVAGGVKEVMIISHDFTDYGWDLRKKDSSAKESPLELLKALDQVDGLKWIRLLYLYPDGITSEMINVIKKSTKIVKYFDMPLQHINNEMLKKMNRKMTRSEIVNALSLIRSEIPDAVIRTQFIVGFPGETEEQFEELLEFISEQKFDRVGCFMYSPEENTPGGKMPDQISTSVKKKRYNKLMKLQQKISLNAHRSFIGKEIEVLVEGFSEETDLLLQGRSSQQAPDIDGVVYINSGNAKVGDLVKVKITDSMEYDLIGEMV
- a CDS encoding outer membrane lipoprotein carrier protein LolA, producing MKKLSYQKNLFSMFSLFVFFIGLFQGIGSYATTKSSLFEVASKYRKTGLVTIHFTKTVKSNLLGKESKFKGTIYLGASKFRMNVEEPEKNQIIFDGSTIWNVQFPPKELPGPVQVAKAKLDKNSKKQILISTLISKDGLQKNFKINKEEKQDFTTKYFLTPLNPELNLKSLEVNVKESKFISLTYKDDVGNLTQLDFEKTEFSSKTNVKIFKYKPSKEDQVTNL
- a CDS encoding 23S rRNA (pseudouridine(1915)-N(3))-methyltransferase RlmH, with the protein product MKFIFLNLQSAKEEWSDQAIQLYQKKISHFVKLEMKTIKGENFNRSFKEARVEKESQKIFDFLEKDDFLIVFDEKGKSLNSLDFSKNINLILNSGKKRVVFLIGGAFGLSDELKKRANLNVSLSNLTFNHLIAQLIVLEQIYRSFSILNNLPYHNE